From the Papaver somniferum cultivar HN1 chromosome 2, ASM357369v1, whole genome shotgun sequence genome, the window tagaaaagagaaaagagaaaagagaagggGGGAACTAAAACTAAGATTTGAAATCATTCTAAAATTTCAGAGTGATTTGGCGGAAAATCTTGGTGGGAAACgaaattttggggatttttggagcGGGAGAAGAGAGAATGGGGGAAattttgggatttttgtgttTCTCGAACTTTCGGTTTTGGCTAATGAAAAGAGATGTGGTAAAACAAAGAGCCACGTTAGCTATTTGATTACCATTAATTTTACTTCCTTTAATCAATGGTCAATAATCCTCTAACTTCCCTCATACGGATCCAATATGGAATGGAGAGATTACCATTCATTTTACTTCCCTTAATCAATGGTCAATAATCCTCTTATTTCCCTCATACGGATCCAATATGGAATGGAGGGCTAAAGATCATTTTACTTCCCTTAATCAATGGTCAATAATCCTTTTATCTCCCACATACAGATCGAATGAAACAGATGGCTAAAAAATGAAGCTTTTTTCTTCGATTTTGTTATAAACTTTGGATATTTCATTGGATAACAACACAAAGAAGTTGATACTAATCAGAATTAAGTTCACAAAATCAGAAGATTTTGAGTCATTAATCAGTTTCTGAGACAGGAATCCGATTTTGTTAGAAACTTCggatatttcgttggataataacactaagtgcacaaaatcggaagatttcgagtcactaatcagtttctgagacacgaatccgattttgttagaaacttctgatatttcgttggataataacACTAAGTGCACAAAATCAGAAGATCTCGAGTCACTAATCAGTTTCTGAGACGGGAATCCAGTTTTCTTAGAAACTTCagatatttcgttggataataacACTAAGTGCACAAAATCAGAAGATCTCGAGTCACTAATCAGTTTCTGAGACAGGAATCCGATTTCGTTAGAAACTTCggatatttcgttggataataacACTAAGTGCACAAAATCAGAAGATTTTGAGTCATTAATCAGTTTCTGAGACATGAATCcgattttttttgaaacttcggatatttcgttggataataacactaagtgcacaaaatcggaagatttcgagtcactaatcagtttctgagacacgaatccgattttgttagaaacttcagatatttcgttggataataacACTAAGTGCACAAAATCGAAAGATTTCGAGTCACTAATCAGTTTCTGAGACACGAATCCGATTTTGTTAGAAACTTCtgatatttcgttggataataacACTAAGTGCACAAAATCAGAAGATCTCGAGTCACTAATCAGTTTCCGAGACAGGAATCCGATTTTGTTAGAAACTTCTGATATTTCGCTGGATAATAACACTAAGTGCACAAAATCAGAAGATCTCGAGTCATTAATCAGTTTCTGAGACAGGAATCCGATTTTCTTAGAAAGTTCggatatttcgttggataataacACTACGTGCACAAAATCAGAAGATCTCGAGTCACTAATCAGTTTCTGAGACAGGAATCCGATTTTCTTAGAAACTTCagatatttcgttggataataacACTAAGTGCACAAAATCAGAAGATTTTGAGTCATTAATCAGTTTCTGAGACAGGAATCCGATTTTCTTAGAAACTTTggatatttcgttggataataacACTAAGTGCACAAAATCGGAAAATTTCGAGTCACTAATCAGTTTCTGAGACACGAATCCGATTTTGTTAGAAACTTCggatatttcgttggataataacACGAACTTGTGTCTAAAGGATGTTATTAGATTGAGATTCACTTGTCTAAACCAAATAGTAAGTTCTAGATAATATAatgtcaatcttatttctattCAGGAATCCATTTATAAAACGAGATGTGAGGAAATTGAAGTAATTGTACAAAATCGGAAGATTTCGAGTCATTATTCAGTTTCTGAGCCAGAATCTGATTATTCAGTTCACCCGAATGAGAATTCCATCTCCAAATCGAGTACTCATTGAACCTGAGTTTCTGAGACAAATCCGTTTTTTTTGAAGGCGGCAAAGTTGCCACATTTCTTACTTTACCATATTATAATGATAAAATCATAAAGTCCtaacttttcaaaatttcatcaaaatataataaattAATTCCATTAATCAAATATTGGGTTACCTTTCCACAAAATTTATTTACTGAACTCTGTTTGAAGCTCGTTAAACAAAAAATCTGACCTCAAAATGATTTTACAAAACTCTTTTTGGTTACAGTTGGTTCAATCCAAAGGTTACCTGTTCGATGCAATTACACAGTGGCTATTCTCGTCTTCTTGGCACCATTCTTGGCCTCTTGGCACCATAAACATTAAGCAAACAAGCCAAATGGGGTTCATCGACAAGAACATTTTTAAAGCTGCCGGGACTAGGCTTCTCAAGATCGTCTACCTTTATCTTTAGCCCCATTGGTGAAGGAATAAAAACCCAATGATCAGAGCTTTTCAAATCTTTGGAGTAAAAAACCTGGCTTGCCTCTTCCACTAGAATTGCTGGTTCTTCATATATTTTACTGGAACTTCTCATACTGTTCAACTTTACCAAAACCAAATTAGAATCTGGACAAATTTTGATTCCACTGCCTACCTTCACCCAGTCACAGTAGAAGACAGtctcatgaaaagtggtataggAGAAAACACAAAACCATTTACACGATATTTTATATACTCTGTCGCTCCTCCAACAGGACCTTGTGCCAATCTCCACAAAACCGAATCTATTTTTTTCTCTTGCACTAGCTATACAAAATGAAAATAACGAAAGTCAACCAAGGCTTAGATTGAAACTAAAGCTTCCATTGGAGAGAAACTAATTTCACGCTTAGCATTTTCAATTTTCCATATAAGGTGTCCACATCTGTATAATCTAAACAAGATACATAGAAGCCATACCTTTTCAACCAACCAtggaatgaactttgtttgtgtttCTACCTCATCGACAGTGACCTCCTTACCAGTAGAATCTAAGATGGGTAAGAGGGTGTCACAAAACTCCCTACAAGTAACATAAACCATATCAATGTTCAAGCAACATTTTGTTTACTTCTCATTagtgaatttgaagaaaaatataCAGTGCAGCAAAAACATACCTATAATAGGCATCAAGACCTGGAGGGTTTAATCGAAAGAGTACCCACCTACGTATTTGTACAAATTGTACGTTGGTTAGGGTCACTTCCTTATCTTTAACTTTAAGCATAGGACCTACGTTACTGAACTCCGAATCTGGTCTTAAAAAGGCTTCCCAAGTAGCTTTGTGATTTCCAGCGCTTGCATTTGGCATGCACTCCATCGCACCTGTAACAGACTCTTGTAAAAGACGGGACACTGAAATAGACCCTTCAATATATCTTTTGTTATTTGGTATGTTTTTGCAGTCCTTCATTGCCCTGTTTCAGTTGCACATGTATATATCAGCAAAATAAAAGATTAGGTATATACCTAATAACCAATACCACATGACTAAATGAACAATTCACCTTTCAAAAGGATACATCCACCGAAACCTGACGGGTCCACAAATCAAAGCCTCGTCTTCCAAATGAACCATATTGTGGACACTTATATCAAAAAAGGAAGCTGGAAAGTACTTCTCAAGCATACACATTTCCTCTGCAACCATGAATCGAGCCTTTTCGAGATCACTTTTACACAAGATTTTAGAACACAAAATTCTGAAATACAAACTGATTTGGTGAAGTGCTGTTCGCAACTCTTTGTGGCGAGAAAAAGCATGTTGAAGTAGAACTGGCAGCAAATACATCATAATGACATGATAATCGTGGGATTTCAAGCTACTGATACTCAGCGTTTTCATATTCACATTGTTACTAATGTTCGATGAGAAACCAGTAGGAAGTTTTAGATCTTTAAGAATCTTGCAGAaatcagacttttcttctttgctCAGAACAAACACCGGTGTTGGTTTTACATCAGCTCCAGTAATACGATTTTGTGTAGTCCAAAATGTCCACAATGGAGACCTAGCTTCTTTAACTCTTCCCGTGCATTCCATGAGTTCATAGACTTATTATTATAATCGAAGATTGTCTCCATTATGTGATCCATAACATTTTTTTCGGTGTGCATTACATCAACACAATGCCGTAAATAGAGCATACGATAGACTTCAAGATCCCACCAAATACACTTCTTGTAGAATGCACCAGTGATTTGATTATCTTCAACGTTGTCATTATCAGGATCGTATCTCTTTCTCTTTGCTGTTTTTCTCTTTACTAACTTACCAGGTGTGTAATCCACAAGAGATAATTTTTCTAATGACTCCTCTCCAGTCAGTCGCTTTGGAGcaaagttaaactcatctttacttAGACCGAAGTTCCCACCCTTTTTTCTAAATGGATGGCCAGCCTTAAGGAATATCCTATAATTAGGATAGACCTCCTTATTACCATAAGGCAAATGAACACTTCTTGTCTTGTCGGCACAACAAACACAAGCAAAATAACCATGAGTAGTACATCCGGACAAAACACCTTGTGCTGGCAAGTCATGAATCCCCCACATTAGGCAAGCTCTAAGTAGAAAGTATTCCTTTCGGTGGGCATCATAAACTTTCATTCCATTCTCCCAAAAGTCATTCAGTTCATCTACTAGTGGTGGTAGAAACACATCTATGTCTTGTCCCGGCGACTTTCTCCCTGGGATCAACAACGACATTATTTGAAACTCAGATTTCATGCACAATGAAGGTGGTAGATTATACATCACCAATATCACAGGCCAACAACTCCAGATTAAATTCTGCGTACCATGCGGATTGAACCCATCAGTTGCAATTCCAAACCACACATTTCTGCCCTCCTTTGCAAACTCTGGAAATTTGTTTTTCACTAAAGCCCACTGATGTGAATCTATCGGATGATGCATGTACTCACTAGAAACTTCAGCTCGATCATGCCATGTCATTGCTTCAGATATCCAAGGTGTACCATAATATCTCTTAAATCTTTCTCCAACGGGAAAGTGTCTCAGCACCAGTGAAGGTTCCTTTGTCTTCTTTGGCCCAAATTTCCCTTGTTTGACCTTAAATCTTGGTTCTTTACGTTGCGGACAGCTTGTTGCATCTTCATGCTCCTTATAGTACAAAATACAATGATTTGGGCACGCATGAATATCCTTACATTTCATACCTAGACCCAACATAATCGACTTCATTTCCGTATATCTACTGGGCATCGTGTTTTCTTTTGGTAACCACCCTTTTATCATTTCCAACAATTTGGTCACACAATTACCTGATATTCCAAACTGTTTCTTTAAATTTTGCAGCTCCACGATCGCCGATAGTGTACTAACATTGCCTTCACAAGTAGGATATAATTTATGTTCAGCCAATTCTTTGTACTTTTCGTGTCTCTTTTGCGCATCTGGTTCAAACTCGAATGGTTCCTCAGTATCATCTTGTGTCCCATTAGCATCATCGATAaaaacaccaccaccattacTTCCATGAACTTCAAATGCAGCATCAATAAAAGGATTCAAATCTGGAAATACATCTTCTCTAACTTGCTCATTAGACACACTCTCTACTGGACGACTCATTACATTATTAACCGGCTGCTTCTCACCATGAAATACCCAAGTTATATACGACTTGTCGATACCATACTCGTACAAATGCTGTTGCACTTCCTTAATATCGAGACGACCCCCATTTAGACATCTAGAACATGGGAAAGGACAAATGGTTTTCCAAGGACCATATGTAGATGCATATTTAATGAAATTTTTTACCCCATCTTTGTATACTTGACCAAACCTATCATTCTCAAACATCCAAGACTTATCCAATTCTCTCCGCATTCTGAAAATCAAGATTAACCACGTTAGCCAGGTCCCCAAATCTTATTTTAGTGCACCAAATTCATCTAATAACGAAAAAGGAACGAATAAGAAACACAAAAGAATTTTACAGAACATGACAAAGAACATTAAGAGCAGTAAGTAACTatataaaaattcatgaattatCGCTAGATGATAGTAAGTTATCCACTGCGATACACGAATACCAATGGCAGCAAACTTCTGACTTCCTAAAGATGAAGTGCAACAGTCAAATCAGAATACCAGTCAGGGGCTAGTAAATATAATTCATACAAGTTTATAAATACTGCTAATTCACTAACTAGTTGATCCCAAACGTTCAATTCGGTGCAACACaatgtaaaaaataaaaaacccaatctcataaaaaccaaaatttcaatccctaaaataaaaatgaaacatgAATTAGTCATGGGAACTTTAAGTATTTCAGCTCCATTCAAACAATTTACCAAACATTTTGAGCACAAAACAAAcggttttatttctttcttttagcaAAAATTGCAACTTGAACAATGTtatagaagaaatttttgatCATAGGTTCTTTTCACAACAGAAAATTTGACTAAGAAACCTAAATTTCAATACCCATCTTAAAGtaacaaaaataaaagaggaAGAAAACCAACCTGTAATTGATAACTTTctagcaaaattagggttcttaatatAGAAGATTGCTGAGATTTAATCCTCTAATTCCTTCAACTATCGTGGTTAGAGCTCTCTTCAACTTGCTCACGGCTCGATCGATCGGAGTTTGGGAGACCAAAATTAAACGCATCTGAGTTCAACTGATAGAAAGAGTTTCGGAGTTTGGAAGAAAGAGTTCTTCGGGTGCGTAATGGGTGGAAGAGTTGTGGCGGTGTGGTTTCGGTCCTTAAGATTTTGGAAAATAGCTAAGTTAGTTTGTGGTTCCCATTATCTACTGGTTCCGGGATATAAGTTATTCTAAGGTTCTAAAACTTAAattggttccaaacaaaagatttatgaaatgttaaaatttatatttttgcattttcaaaattttaaaacgaATTATTGTGTTAGCTATGTCAAACTGTGTTACTAATGAAAATGACAAACAGTTATAAAGGTAGGGTGGATTTTGGTATACATGGATTTTGGGTAGAAATATTAGTAATAGTGATTTTGTGTAAATTATGTTAGGCATGTATCACTAATTATCTCACACTTTGAATAGTTATTTAGTTTATATTTGATAATTCCTAAATATGGTAACTATTGCTTAATTTGCTAACCCTTCATATAAGTTACTAGAATTATAATGGATCATTTGGGTTACGAAAATAAAAAGAGTTAGCATATGTATTGTTAGGAAAACCTAGATTTGGTGTAGtgcactgagctatgctcttggacccaaaATCCAAGAAGAttgaaacagagaagaagaagttatattttttttgaagcaaaaagaAGAAGTTATATCATAGGTAACGTTACAGATAAAAATGCATGTTACAAGACTTGGTCAACAATACTCTATTTTGACTGTTTGACTGTTATACCTATTGAGTTTTAGGATTTGCTAAACATTATCCATGATGCTAATTTATGCCAGGCAATATTTTATAGGTACAATTGCAATTCACATGATTCAGAATCGATATCCAATTTAAACATACTGAGAATGAGGAATATTCCTGGCAATATTTTATAGGTACAAATATATCATTGCAATTCATATAATTCAGAATCGATATCCAATTTAAACACACTGAGAATGAAGTATATCGACCAATTTCTTGTCAACTTGAAAAGCCTTCGTCAAAACGTAATCATCAATGAATGGTTTGGAACCAAAAACAGCGTCCCCTATTCTATTTACACCAGGGTTTTGGCTACTTAAGAAGGAGATAGCAATAGCAGGGGTTTTCCCCACGTTCATTTGATAATGAATGAGTCCCTGAGGGAATACAAACACATCTCCCTTGTAAATCAATTTGGTGAAGAGCTTGTTATCTGGATTTGATGTGACAAATCCAACCCGAAGAGTACCTTCCATTACGGTTAAAACTTCAGTTGCTCTTGGATGTGTATGCGGTGGATTAACTCCCTTTGGTGCATAGTCAACACGAGCCACTGAGAGACCAAGAGTATTAAGTCCAGGAATTATAAAAACATTATCCAATGTAACAATGGATCCTACTGGGTTCGTAATTACTCCAGGTTTATTGAAACGGGAAAGATAGAAATCATCGGCTACAACAAGATTTGGGTCCTTGCAGAATAAACCGTTCACAAAGACTGCATTGAAACAGATTCAGATGTACGTTAAGTAATTATTAACAAAATAATTAATGCTTCCTTAACATGAAAACTATAATAATCATGGCTAAAATCACAGAGCTGAGAAAAAGTTTTCTATACCAGCATGATTTGGGTTTTCAGCTGCGACACAAAAGTCTTGCAGGGAACCTGGATCAGTAGCAAAAGCAAATGAAGAAAACAAAGCCATGAAGACTACAAGTAGATAAAAGGTGAAgcttttcattctcttctttcACTAAAACAAAAATTTCAATATAATTCAAATTATAAACGCTGCTTCTTCTATTCTTTTTCGATGAGCAACTTACTTATTTGAGGTGACAATTTTTGCAAATTATCTATCAACTGAGTATTTATATAGGAAAAAAAAATGTCTTCAATTAGTctagtttatataaaaaaatcaaaaagatcaaCGGTTTTCATAAATTTGAAATGGTCGTTAAAAAATTTCAAACAGTGAACTCACATGAGATAAGGGAGTTGGATTTTTTTTAAGCTTCTCATGAAAAGTTTAGCAACTTTGTAGGCTAATGTTTATATCGTAGTAAGAAGCTTTAATTAAACTTCGATTAAGTAATTATAAATTTTGTCGCCGAACAACATGACTAAGTCTGCAAATACATTTTATATTTAGTATGTGGAAAAGATCAAGATATGCTGCCATAGAAGTTTTCTTCACTTCCATGACATGATATAATGATATGTGGTTCTGTTGAGTAATCGCGTTAGTGACGCCGACCATGGCTAAGTCAAATATACATAAGTTTGTGGCAAGACATTATATAGTTGCTAGTGAGAAGTGAGGGAGGGAGGCTATTGAGTTACTATTATAACGGTAGCCGTAGTAGTAATACAATCATAAAACTTTAATGGCGACGATGGAGACCACCACGATcctattttttgaaacattttaTCGTCTTTTGGTCATATCATGAAAATAAATGCATCTAAATTGAATATTAATAATACTCGCCAACACCAAATTCTTTCTGGAAATTGGGtcaattgtccaaatatttttaaaacatgaatttaatggatgagtaaaaattaGTGTTACTGAAATGGAcaacaaaaaaatagcaaggatgaatctggattcatcgtggcttaaatttaaaagatagcgagggtgaaactggatgcaccctgatgtaaattaaaaataagaaaaagtatttgaaaatgggtaggataaaCAGTTTACATCTGGTTTTCACATACTcgttcatttaaacagtatcaaattcggttaattgaccaattttatgaattctttaaggatcaaataaaaaaaataaatattaataataaaactTAAGTTGTATATTGTAATAATTTATTATATAAAGAATTGGCTCATCAAAGTGACGCATTTGTAAAGAGAGAAATTATTTTAGTGCATGTATATTTTGCGGAAATTGTTCCTCAAGGACAATTTATGCTTCAACCGAACAATCGTACATAATAATGCCGATTATGCCCATTCTTTATACACTTAATAATCCATCACCTAATTAACGCGCCGAAGTAGCATGTTACTATATGTTGGTGGAACCGATCGAGAGTTGACATAGCAGAAGCTATTATTTGTTATAATGCCAACAAAATCAATCAGAAAAGTTTTAAGTCAACCATTTTCGTTATTGTTAAGGTAGATTTAATGCATGATGTCTTTATACCACTAATAATTGGTTAGTTAATTGAAAAATCAAAGTAATAATTGAAGACAATTGCTTAATCATCCAGAGAACATGCAATGGCAGCCTTTGCGCATTGTGGAAAAACTGGAAGGCAAGGTGAGACGATAGTACACGATTAAGGTTTCCATAACTATATAAACATGTTTCGACGTTGATCATCTTCATGTTCACGACAACCACTTTTCATTTCTTAGTTGAGAGTTTTAATTAATCATGTCTACTATTCTAAGGTTTGTCTCAATTTTAGTTCTTGTTATTGTTATCTTAGACGCGACTAATGGTCAGGGTCTAAAATTAGGATTCTACAAAAAGACATGTCCTGATGCAGAATCAATTATTCGTAAGACAACTGCTTCATTTGTTTCAAAAAATCCTACTCTCGCCGCTGCGTTATTGAGGATGAATTTCCATGATTGTTTCGTCAAGGTATCATTCATTACAGCATTTTACTAGTGTATGCTTGCTTTTTTAGTTAGTTTGTGATTTTTAGCATGTATTAATACGTACTAAAATCTAGGCATGCATCTATACTGCAGGGTTGTGATGGTTCAGTTCTATTAAATTCTACAAGCAGCAACCAAGCTGAGAAATCTGCACCTCCTAATCTATCCCTTAGAGGATTTGGTGTGATTGATGCTGTAAAGGCTTCAGTAGAACAAAAGTGCCCTGGAGTTGTTTCATGTGCAGACATTCTATCGTTGGCAGCTAGAGATGCAGTAGCCACGGTAAATTAACAATTACTAATTGATTATCCATTTGATACGTTTGAACAAATTATCTATATGCACATATGATTtatgaacaaaaattctaaacttTGGATTAATTCTTCAGATTAAGGGACCATATTGGAAGGTAACTACAGGTAGAAGAGATGGACGGGAATCGACCGCTGTAAATGCCTTAACAAATCTACCACCAGGAAGCGCCGACATCAGCTCATTGAAGGCTACATTTGCATCAAAGGATTTGAGTCCAAAAGACCTTGCAGTCCTATCAGGTATATATGCTTATCTGATCGAATtatacgtaaaaaaaaaaaagttaaactaTGTCTTCATTTACTTTGGTATCAGTCAAGAAATTAAGATTCAGGAAAATTAATTGTTTAATCATGCATAATATATACTTTTGAATATTTACAGGTGCACACACAATTGGTATTTCCTTCTGCACaagctttacaaacagactatACAATTTCACCGGTAAAGGAGATTCAGACCCAACATTGGACAGCGAGTATGTTCCGAGATTAAAGAGCAAATGCAAGCCAAACGATGCAGTTCAGACAGCTGAGATGGATCCTGGGAGTTTCAAATCATTCGACTCAAGTTACTATTCGCTTGTTATTAAGAGAAGGGGATTATTTCAATCTGACTCAGCCCTACTTAACGACGCAGTAACTAAGGCTTACGTCAAAAGACAAGCAACAAAAAGAGGATCACCAACTTTCTTCAAGGATTTTGCTAAATCTATGGAGAAAATGAATGCTATTGAAGTTCTCACTGGTAAAGCCGGTGAAATCAGAAAGCATTGTGCCTTTATCAACTAGATATAGCCAGAGGTTGAGTTAATTTCTTGAAGACGGATATAAAAGTTGAGATCTGAATATGGGACAGAATGGATGTCGTATAAGTTGCATCAACTTGTAGTATAATCAAATTTGTTTGTATTGtcatttcctttttctcttttttctattACACGCATGAGTATCATTTTGTATTTCCTTTAATGGAAATTGCTCAACGGAGATTTCTTCCTCCAGAGAAAGATTTACTTGGAAAATCATTATTTTCTCTGTCAATTATTCGTAGTTTCCTGGATGAGTTGAATTTtgcatttttcccagttgaatTGGCAAATAAGTGACACTAAAATTAAATTTTCAATGTTCCACTCCTGGTGCAATAGTCAATAATTGAAGAATTGAGAAACCTCGTGGAAAAGAAGAGTCCAGTATGTAGctaaaaaatataacaaaaacgAATCCCCCGGACTCAGTGCAAGAGAGacccaatattattattattttttattaataaaaaatttgATGCTGACGTGTTTCAATATGAAGTCACTGATATCATCACCCGTCAACTTCACTACTGTATTACAGTGACAAACATTTTATTAAGAAAACTCGGACGCATTTCATTAATCAAATATAAGTAGCTACTTTAAGCGACCAAAATCCCAGCGAGAGCCCAAAATTTTAGTCACTTTAAGGGTTTAAGCATCCAAAGTTGCAACTGCCGTAAAGTTTGGCGGCTACAAACCTGTGTCATCTAATATCTAGCCACGACCGAATGTGTTTGCTCGCTACATCACTCTTTCAAGTCATCTATAGCAGCTTGAAAAGTGCTCAGGTAGCTATTCACTTTGAGGCACCGACTCCTAGCAACTAAAAAATGAATAGGTTGGTACAACCTCTCTGAGCAACCAAGTTTAAGGCGTTTGAAACCGATAATGATCTCATTTTAATTTCTTATTGGTTAGATTAGTGTCATACGGATCATGGTTGTTATCTTAGTTTACTATTAGGGGTTCACAATGGCATGTCGGTCCGGTTTTTAGGCAAAACCATTGATCAAACCGTATACATCTCGGTT encodes:
- the LOC113353194 gene encoding peroxidase 27-like, which translates into the protein MKLFSSILFVSILVLVIVILDATNGQGLKLGFYKKTCPDAESIIRKTTASFVSKNPTLAAALLRMNFHDCFVKGCDGSVLLNSTSSNQAEKSAPPNLSLRGFGVIDAVKASVEQKCPGVVSCADILSLAARDAVATIKGPYWKVTTGRRDGRESTAVNALTNLPPGSADISSLKATFASKDLSPKDLAVLSGAHTIGISFCTSFTNRLYNFTGKGDSDPTLDSEYVPRLKSKCKPNDAVQTAEMDPGSFKSFDSSYYSLVIKRRGLFQSDSALLNDAVTKAYVKRQATKRGSPTFFKDFAKSMEKMNAIEVLTGKAGEIRKHCAFIN
- the LOC113353195 gene encoding putative germin-like protein 2-1, with translation MKSFTFYLLVVFMALFSSFAFATDPGSLQDFCVAAENPNHAVFVNGLFCKDPNLVVADDFYLSRFNKPGVITNPVGSIVTLDNVFIIPGLNTLGLSVARVDYAPKGVNPPHTHPRATEVLTVMEGTLRVGFVTSNPDNKLFTKLIYKGDVFVFPQGLIHYQMNVGKTPAIAISFLSSQNPGVNRIGDAVFGSKPFIDDYVLTKAFQVDKKLVDILHSQCV